The Desulfatirhabdium butyrativorans DSM 18734 genomic interval GACCAAGGATGTTTTCATGTCCATGAAGCTGGAGCAGGCCATTGCCGAAGGAGACGGTTATGATCTGATCGTCATGGGGCAGCCGGAAGGCGCCGGATGCTATTGTGCGGCCAACAGCCTGCTGACGGCTTTCATCGAGCGGCTGGTGGACAATTATCCGTATCTGGTGATGGACAACGAAGCCGGTATGGAGCATATCAGCCGGTTGACCACCCGCAATGTCGATGTGCTGCTCATCGTTACCGATACTTCCCGGAGGGGCGTTCAGGCCGCACTTCGCATCGCGGAGCTCGCCAAAGAACTGAAAATCGGGGTCGGAAGAACGGGCCTCGTCATGAACCAGGTCAAGGAACCGCCCACCGATATTGTCATGAAGCTGATTTCAGATGCAGGCATCGAATTTCTGGGAACCATCCCGGAGGATGACACCATTTATACCTTCGATCTGAACGGAAAACCGACCGTTCAACTGCCGGAAGACAGTCCGGCGCTCCAGGCGGCCTATTCGATTTTCAATCGGATTGTGCCCTGAACACGGAGATCATCCGCACCGACACCGATCGGCGTTTTCCAAGCCCGTATCCGGATCGAAGACATCGCCGTTCGGATCCAACCGAAGAGGGGTTATCATGAAGAAAACGGGCTATCTCTACGATGACAGGTTTCTGCTGCACGACACCGGACCGTACCATCCCGAAACCCCGGATCGATTGATCGCCATCAACATGGGGCTTGAAAAGGAAGGCCTTCTGCCCCTGCTGATCCCGATCAAGGCGATCCTGCCGGACATGAAATGGATCAACGCCGTCCATGATCCCGCCTATATCCAGCGCTTCGAAGCCCTGTGCTGTTCGGGCCTGACCTGTTTCGATTACGAGGACAACCAGATCTGCGGCCAAACTTACGAGATCGCCAAACTGGCAGTCGGCGGAATTCTCGAGGCCGTCCGTCTGGTCATGGA includes:
- a CDS encoding AAA family ATPase — protein: MKPYSIALAGKGGTGKTTVAGLLIRYLVSRGKSPVLAVDADSNANLNEVLGLVVSDTLGNAREEMKKGIVPGGMTKDVFMSMKLEQAIAEGDGYDLIVMGQPEGAGCYCAANSLLTAFIERLVDNYPYLVMDNEAGMEHISRLTTRNVDVLLIVTDTSRRGVQAALRIAELAKELKIGVGRTGLVMNQVKEPPTDIVMKLISDAGIEFLGTIPEDDTIYTFDLNGKPTVQLPEDSPALQAAYSIFNRIVP